ATTGTAATagagccttttctttttatgttatgtttacatcatttcttttgaaaaaggGGGCGGAGAAAAAATAGGAGAGACTTCCTCTTTCAACACTGGTTcaaactaaatatatttattcactTGCTGGAGTCAGATGATGTAGATTTGACTTGTAACTACAAAATTTGTTTTGGCTAAAAGAATGTATGTAGAGATTTGAATTGAATATTAAACCTGGTGGTTTGGCAAGATCaatttaaaacatgaattttcaCTTTGAGTAGCCAGTTACCAGCATGCTTGTTGTCATGTATTTCTGGAAGACTGTCTATGTGTTAAATTTTGCACAGCAGACATGCAGTTTTTTGTGTATCTGTGGTGGGATAATACAGAAAGAGAGCTTGCAGGGGGCACTGAAAACAGGAGCATCTGAACCTGGTGCAGGCTGATCAGTATCGCTCTCACACGGATAGGTGTCACTACTTTTATTGGATGCAACTCTGAAGGATGTCTAGGGATTTCCAAATAATTAGTCATCGTGCTAGTAATGCATTTTAGCTTAGCCTAAGAGCCTAATCCTGTGATGAAGCTGTAGATTAGGCAAGGAATAGGTGTGATTAATGTAGGCAGTCTTGGAGCCAAGGCATTTAACGTGCTGTGTTGTGATTCCTGTGTTGCGATCGCAACAGCACAACATTTGGAAGAGGGTGAGCAACAAGTTTATGCCCGAAGGAAATTGGAGATGTGGCCTCAGGGAGACCAGGGAAGAAAGACATAATCCAGTTGTAGTAATTATTACAGTTGCTTCTAATAAAGTGTCAGGCATGTTCTGTCCCTTTTGACTAACATCAGAATTACTCTTAATGATGTTGCCTTGATAATTCTTCTGCATAATGCTTGCCTGCTTATTCTTTTAGTGTAGTTTTCCTTGCTGAGGAGGCAGATTTGGGGACAGCTGATGGCTTTCTACTCAAGTCTTGCCTGCACTGCCCAATACCTGAATATTTCTGTGGCATCAATCAACATGTTGTTTTCACATTGTAACAGCCCATCTGTAGGATTTACAGCTCAGGTTAGAAGATAAGAGATAACTCATGTTTCTAAGTAGCAGCTTTGGATACTCGACAAATACAGGTCTGCATCAACTGATTCTGGCTAGTAATAGTAAAAGGAGTTGCAATTCagcattttatgaagaaaacCCAGCTCCAGACGATACTCGTGGAGCCAATAGAATGAGGTGGCTTTTTCATGCCACCCTCCTCCTCACCTTCTCCCATGGTGTCTCTCTTTACGTATTGCTTCTTCCCACTGTTAACCTAGACCAGACAAGCACAGCAATGGCAAGTCTTTCTGTATACATAAAACATCGTCTGCTgatttgtaccttttttttttcctgctcttctaGTCTGTTGATGTTGACTGGCCTCCAGCCCTGGATAATTAGCTCTTCAAGCTGGGATGAGGAAAAAACAGCTCCTATGTCATCAGCTGTTTACCGAACACTGTATGGTATTACAGCTCGGTTGCAAAGTGTTTTTGTCAAATGTTTGGATCATGTTGATCCGACAAAGGATATTGTTAGTTTGAATCAACTTCAAACACTCTGGAATAGGTAGTGTTCATTTAATATCTAGCcctattttaattctttctgtgCATACAACATTTTTGGTAAGCTAATGTATTGAtaacaaatctttttttaaaaaaaaaaacataagaaaaacaaacgGTATACTGCCTGCAAACGGCGTGCTAAGTGAGTACATTAAATGTGCTTTATGCTGTactgtttgaaatgttttaattaaaaatcactCTCCCtaaagccagattttttttttttttttttttttttttttttactctttttataTAGGATGTTGTAGCTTTCTTGTCTGGATGCAGGTAGCACTGAATTGCCTGAAATGCAGTCCTAGCATTTTCTGAGCCCTGTTCATGCAGGACTGTTTCACAAGAGGAGACTCTGAAAGCAGTAGGGTAGTGCCTGGAACGAGGTGATATTCTAccctgtgctggctgcttttTGATCAATGTTAGCTTCAGAGACAGACAGATTTGCCTCCGAGTGCTTTTCAAAGGGAAACACAGTTTGCAGATAAAAACTTTGcacttaaaactgtttttctcattGTAAAACATCGGCGATGCTTCCTAGAAACTACGCTCTGAGGTAGTAGTGGCCTCAGCAGCTCTTTGGCCTGGTTACAGTCTTCACGCACAGGATTTCCCCTTGAGTCACCAAAAGATAGGGAATTCCTGACAATGCGTGATGGAATTCTAGAGAAAAATAGGGATACCGGGAACCCCAAagtgcaaataaatataaaacattctGAAGAATGTTGGTGTTAAAAGACCAAGACAGAGATAAAATGCCTTGTTTTGCAGTATGGTTGCAGCATGCTGCATTTTTTCTAGTACCTAGCCTTGGATGGATACCTGGATGTTAATTCGGTTAGGAAGATGTTTCTGCTCAGCTCTAGTACAAAAGAGTTACACTGTCCTCAAGAAATTAAGGTTTGGAATTTAAGGGCTCTTCATTAACGAACATTTCAGAGATTGAGGGTAattattttccaggaaaaaatagtttagGGACAGGGAAGATTACTGAGATGTGTTACCTTGAAGTCAGCGTTGCCAGGACTTTACAGTACAGCAGATGAACAGTAACTTTAGTTGAAGGCTCAGAAAGGCACTAATGCATACAAAATGTATGGAGcgcctaaaaaaaaaaaagtgcctaaCAAAGGAGTGCCTAAAAACTCAGCTTGAAAAATTAGTCTAAATATTGTATACTCTGTCTGTGATGAGCTGTCAGAACTTGTCTGTCATCATTTGTTTTCCTAGTCCACTGTGACACGAGTATAGCAGCAGTTCAAAGGCTCCTGTTTTTCCAATACAAAACAGTACGAACCTGATTCAGACAGcaagatttctttgtttttaatcttaaagCTGTTATGAGCAACAGATTCTAGGAGTAGTTGCCTCAGATAGTAATCAGTACCCAGAAAGGAAGTGTCGCGAAAGATGGAAAATTTAAGAAActgaattcagaaaacaaacaaaagagaatttCAGTCTCGTATCAGTGTGATTTCTTGACAGAAACTCAGAGTGAGctaaaatatgatttataaaTTCCATAAActagaggggaaaaatgtaAGCAAGGCTGCACTATGGGCATGACAGACATTAGAAGAGCTGTCCCAGGGGGCAAATAGAACTaccaaggcagcagcaggaaggactcctaCTCCGGTCATAGTTCAGAGACACTAAAGGTGCGCTCACGTTCAGCTTCCTGCAATATGCTGTACAATGTCATGGTGCCAGTGGACACCATGTTAAGAATCAGAATGCAGAGAAATGAGGCTCTAAAGACTATGCTAAAAGTGCTGAGTCTAATCTTCTCCATACAACGGAGCGAGGTCCACCAAAAAGCCTTAAATGGCTTTTTATGATAAATGTGAAATACaccagaggaaggaaaaagaaaaaagttgatGATGCAAATGTCTGTACAGCTGTTTAGCTAGTCATTTATTGTTCGGTTATCACGCGGCTCTATGAAAATGAGCTGTAATCCGGTCTTTGAACTTTGTTTAAAGTCTGCAGTTTCTAATATAAGGTAAACATTTTGAACTAGCATAATCTGTAAGGAATTTTGCAGCAATAATGTTAATGTTCTACTTTGGCCTtcatcttgtttttaaaagtaaattacCCACTTGTGAATACTCAGGATGTTTTGTGAGAATAACAAGAGCaagatttaattttgttcttgagGTATGTGTGTAAGAGGAAGGTATTTTCTAGCCCGTTATgtggaaaatgctgaaaaacaagGTCCAAGCAGTGTTCCTTAGCATCATCTTTCTTCATACtggaaagatttaaaatgaaactgctGTATTTCTCCAAGCAACTGGGCACCTAAAATGTCCCCCTCCATTTTTTTGTATCAGCATAGCCGAGCCTGAAGACAGCTCTTTGCAGGGAAGGCGGTGAGTGCATGCTGTACCTGGTATACACCTCTAGCTGAGCCTGAGTGCGTCTGTGCTCTGCGCCCATCTGCCCAACAAGTCAACTCTTGTGCCACAAAGAAATGCTGAGTGCAAATGAACCCTTAATATACACATTGCTTAAGGTTTCACAGCAACCAACAGTAATTGTGAACGGAACAAAATAGTCTAAAGAGCCCCAGGATAAGTAAGCCAAAGCCTAATTTCTCTGATTGCTCTGGCCTCCCTAATGTGAGGGATGCTGTGAATCTGAGAAGGCTGCAGAAGCTGAGTCCTTAGTATAaccaatttttttaattaccaaaCCAACTTgtttacaaaggaaaacagaactttgaaaatatttaattatactgtaAAAACACATTGTACTATAAAGAGCATTCTATAAAGTAaggaaaatgtttacttttaataAACTTAAAGTTGAGAACTTcaaaaaaagaactgaataaACAACACATTTCAagctttctttgtatttctttggtCTTCCTGTCACAAGACTGTGGCGGAGCTCCTGAAAAGGTAAGTGTTTTGCAGAAGTGAGAAAAACTTGCTTTAAGTAAGTGTGGAGAGTCAATTCATTCTGTTGTGTATCGGAGTTACAGGAAGCAGCGTTCCAAACTTCATTTATACACCTTGAAAGAACCTTTTCCATCAAACCTGTGTAATTGGTGTCATGCGTtacagctgcagcacctcacTGCTTTGAATGCAGTGAATTACTGCACTTAAACAGTCATTGCTTTCCCATAAACCACTGAGTTTTTTGGAGTTCCTTTTTGCCTTGCATACAACTGTACATCTCAAGTAGCTTTTTTGATTtggggttgtgttttttgtttcttttacattCAAGTGTGCTATTTATTGTGTCTTTTCATGGTGCAGTTTTATGTTGCCAAACAGTAAAAATTAGATTCTTAAGCCTTATCTGCCATATGAAACAGCTCTATAACTTAAGAAATGCACTGATACATTTATTGCTGTCTTgctttttataataataataaaatagcaaaGCCCTATATGCAGACGAGTGTCTCACCTAGCCAGTTAATTTGTGCGAGCTGTCCTCGGACACCTCACACCTCAGGCTAAGAATGAAGATTGGGAAGCAAGTGAAGAGAGGAAGTTCTGGTTTCTGATACAGAGCGTAAAGGAGTGTTTTTAATTAGTACGGACTGAAATGGCCTTATATTGTTAATACAGTGCATCTAAGTTAGGCTGCACTAAGACTGCCTCTTGGTTTGCCCCAAGCCTTCTTGtgagggggtggtggggaggccGGATCTGAGCCATTTTTTAAGCAGTCACTTGCATAGCAGGAAACTGCCAGGATACCTGAGGAAAGAATAGGTAGAGGCTTCGGCTCAATAATATTTCTGcagatcaaaataaaatacGCATCACAgctacatacacacaaaaacaaattccGGAGAAATAACGGCATGCTCCATTCCTAAAGCAACAGggttttgtcatttaaaatagtGCACTTGGGATGAAGTGCAGAGAAGTCCTTACTTTCTGTTCATTATTCTGTGCAGTGATTCATTTACAACAGATCTGGACTATTTAAAAACTCAAACCTTCcggtcttttaaaatatatctaacAATGACATAgtcattaaattttttttagagTAAATTTGCCTTGAAAGCAAATGGAATACggtgaaaatgtgaaaaatcaaTGCATGATCttgttttaggagaaaaatattttatacgAAAGAGGGTAAGAAACCTGAATCTTCCAAGCAAATTGAGTAAAACTTTAACATTAGGTGAATCTGAACTAGAGTGCCCTTGTGCAGTTTCTTCCTAGTTTCTGTTCTATCAAAACGTAAAATACTTTCCATAGCAAAAATAGTTTCTTTGCAGGCAATTTTAACCCTGTGAATTATATGAAATTTGACCCTTTTGAAGATACCAACTTTTACTATCCCCAAAGGTAAGGATGCTTTAAGTATTAACAATTCCCTTTTCCAACAGCATAAAAACATCTAAGAGGCACTTCTAAAGTACAGAACCCCAAACCCTACTCCCACCTTTCTTCTTTATGGGCACCAGTCTTTGGGCTGTAATATATAACTTTAAGTTACATCGTGAAACTTACATAGTGACattctgaaagagaaagcaggGAATCCAGAAGAAGGGTAAGTTACTCGTTGCTGTACGTACCCCACTTCAGCCCAACAGTGGGGGCTCAATGGTTATAGCTTTGTAATATGGTATCAAATTGTAAAGACTGATAGAGCTCATCAGCGTGGACACCGTCGGTGTCATAGAACTGGCTATCTGCAATGCTGTTCTGATGATTTTGGATAGGGTTGGTGGATAGTCTTGATTCGCTTAAAACTTCTTGGTCTAAAAAACTGTAAACTGCTGGATCAGCTAAGTTAGACTGTGAATTAAAAGGTGTGCTGCCATGGGCTACCACAGGTGGACAAGCTGGAGGCACctggtggagctgctgcctgtgattGCTTACATTTAACACCTGATTATACTTCTCAAAGTTTATGCTAGTGCAGTTCATGTCATCGGTCTCCATGTTCATGATGCTTGCTGTGGTGCTGGCCTGATGAGTCTGGTGCACGATGCTGTTAGTAGAAACACTCTGCACATCTGCAGTTGACACTGCCACTGCTCCCATCCCGTTTGTGCTGCTGAAATTCCTGTAAAAGCTGGAATCCTTCTCATCAGGCCAGTTCAGAGGGTTATCGTGGAAAGCTGGGAGAGTGCTGCTGCCCTGCGCGCCAGGCTGAGGCACGTCTGTCACAAAGCTGTTCTGTGGGTGCGCGTTGAGCAGGCTGCCAGCCGAGGACGGGGTGCTgtacagctgctgccagcacgaAGAGAGCGTGTCTTGCTTCCCTGGACCCACCTGTGCGGGCTGATGGGGAATCTGATTGCACCCGGGGTACATCTGACCGGAGCTGGGCAGAGTTCCTAGCCCTGGCATCATCAGCGTGGATGAAAACATGTTTGGTTCTGTGAAGAGTAAAgacattactgtatttttatgccattttgtatgtttgttttaattacaaatGGCAAAAATGCATAGCAAAAGTGGTTCTGTCTTAACGAGATTATCTGTGGATCTGCATTTCAAATACTTGCTCAAATGCTGTCCGGGACAAGCGCTGTAATTCTGGACAGCAGCAAGACAGCTGTCTGCCTTATGCCCCTTTATGGGGCATGCTGAAGGTGACAGCCTACATTTAAACAAAGAACTGATGGGTTTAGCTTGTATAGCCAAAAGTACCAGTATCATACAGGGAGAAAAGCTTGAGGAGATACCAGAATTTTTAGCGAAGAGGAGGGAAGGCCAGAACTGAGTGTTAGGGTTGAAGGACAGAGTACCTGAACCCAGAGAAGATGAATACTCATCTAAACTAAAGACAGCAGTGCTTAGAGAGGGCCTtagtataattttaattttatttaaatgtaagcATTATGATGAAGAGGCTAGAGCACTCTCCTGTGGAAAAAGGAAGTTACAGCATTGCTGAGGAGGAATAAGAGACAGGTACTGCTGCTGCCTTGGGACCTTCAGTGCTTCCTGAAAAGCACCAGCCCTTCCCCACAGCAATCGGACACTGCTTGTTTCAAACTGCTGTTGGATTTGGGACATGCAAGCCAAAACTTACCTTTCTTGATCATCTTCCCTTCAGGGTtggcagcagaaaacaaagccacTTTGGGCCTCTCTGTCGCATTTGATCCTGTGACGGAAGAAGCACGAATCTATTTTGAATGTTTGCTCTCAAATAAAATGACCCCGTCTAACCATTAAGTTCGCTCAAACAAGAAATAGACAAATATTTCCCTTACCACAGTCTTGTATGAGCTTTTGCCAAGCCAGCGTTGATCTTtgcctttttgctttgttaCCATACGGATCTACAACAAAAGGAGTATACGGAAAACCAGCGTTAATTAAAATTCTCTttgatataataataataatttgtaaaGAAACTCTCTAAGGGCCCACTCGTGTAAGTTTTACtgtagaaaaatgtatttaaaaaaatatatttcagatgtGGCTACACTCCTAACAAACCAAGACACTGTTAACCATGACTCTTGATATTTTCATTGAAAGAGGGAGCAAACTGACCAGTgttaggttttttgttttttaaatttacattgtAAAAGTAGCATTGTAAAATTTTTACTAATTAAGTTACTGTTTACTCTAAACAAGAGTTCTGCATTGatagtaacttttaaaaaattcaacTAATGGGAACCATACCCTTTTCATCTGGTAGGTATCTGAAGTCCATTGGTTCACTGACTTCCTGGTCGGAAGGTCTTCTTAACTGCATCTTCACCGTGACAGGCTCGGTGATGTCTTTGAGAAACGGTGGCGTTCTGAACACAATTGCAACTTGGCGGTGAACATCAGCTTGTGAGAAGGAGCCTTTGGCCTCCCAGTTGTCCAAGACAAATCTGACTTCTATATCATCTAGTCCGATACAAACACAAGATGCTTGTTAAgctaaagaaaactgaaaacttgcaggagaaaaagcagaagggggaagaagaaaggagccTGACTCAGAATTCAGATGCGAAGTATATGCCTTGACCTTAAAGGCACAGAGCATCTTTCAGAGGTGCTGAGAGCCCTTGAACCTGAAAGCTATTCTGCCTAGCTAAAACCAGAGCACTTACACAGGAGTGCAGTGAAGGGTTTAAATTCCCCATCTAGAAAGCAGTAGTGTCAGCCATttggaataaaggaaaaaaacactagcCAAGGTTACCTTTTTGAACTTTGTCACACAGTAGAAATATTTCATCTCCTCCTTTTACACTTCCACAGTTCTTATTCACACGGCAAATTCTCAGTTCTGCTGTGTTGGGAGCTCCTGGAAACAAACAGGCAAATTGGATGACAAAGAATTGTTGTAACTGTCACTATTGAAGAGGAGGTGCTGGGAATCAAGGTATTTAAAGGGAAGGCAACAGCTGGAGGAGGGTGACACGCTCTGAAATCCAcactaaaagaaaatcattccaGCAGGGCTTGATGTTCCATGCAAATCCAGAGTCAGCAAGCGGCACAGCTATCTTACAGCTCAGCCGCTCCTCTCAAAACACAAGAGTCCAGGGCAGATGTGCCACTTACTCCCTAACTATTCTAGAGTAGTCTCAAAATATTTCCCTAAATGATGCCATTatgctcagcactgctgccctTCAAGATGTAGAATTGAAAGCAGTTCTTCAAGTAACTGATTACATGTTACAGTCACACTTCTTTGGAAAACGCTGAGCTAGTAAGTCAAGAAAATTCCTGAGTATCTGGTTGTAGCTTTATTCACAGGCACACTTGGCCACCAAACCTGTCCTCTCTCACTGTATCTGGGTGGTTGAGAGCAGGTCTAGGAACCTTCAGGCCTTTACTCAGGGCAGCAGATTTCACTCAAAAATGCTCCAAATTCCACCCCAAGCCAGGGCTGTACGTGGGCAGCACTCGCAGCCTGTGTGCAACCTCTGATAACGTTGTACACTGCAATAAATTCAACACGGCTGGAGCGTGCAGGTTGTGCCTCAACAGCCTGATGGCTACGAGGGACTTACACTGCCGACATCCAAGCACTGCCTGGTACAGCTCTTGTGTCTGCCCCGGttcaccagcagcagcttttctgcaggGTAAATAAGGAGACAGGAGACTACTGCAATGAAGAACAGCCCCTAGACACTTTGTGGGCTGtcacaatttatttaaaaaggcaCTAATGTCACGATCTAGCGATTGAGAAGTGTTAAAAGATCTTCTCCCAGTCCAATCCCAGCAAAATGAAACTACGCTATCCTGTGATGCTCTCCAGTTTTGTTATGTCACGACCCACAACTCCAAATGCACTTCAGTGCCCTCCCATCAGCACAGCGAGGCGCGGTCCCACCACCACGGGCTCCCTGTTCGAGGCACAGAGAAGAGACGCAAAGCCAAAGCTCGAGGTGTCACACAGAAAAAATCCACTTTAGGCTCCTGCCTGGATTTTTGTGGTGCTGTATAGGTACGCCGTAGCACCACACAGGTGCACAGGTTTAGAACAGAGCTCCCTGTAAGCTTGGGCCAGACCCAATTACGTAGTTACTGTGTGCAGTGATGAGCACGATAAGTGGGTGCTACAGCCTCGTTTACTGCGTGACACATAACACTTCATTCGCTGAATGAATCAGAAACTTTGAAGggaggggaaacaaaacaaaaccagaaacagtACAGGATCATATGATTGACAGTGTCATTGTGCGTTTTTCACAGGAAGAGTAAATTAAGAATTGCAAGGAGAAGCTTAATTTTACCTTTGTTTCACTTCTGTATGCTTAAATGGCACTCAATGTCTTTTGAACAGGTTTTGGGGAAAGTGTCCTGGGCTACAGTTTGTcgtttcattttgtcttttattttaatggggTTTAGAAGGGGTGGAAAGTGCAAGAAACGTGAATACCAACAGATGTGGGTGCACCACGGCTGGCCGCCCcggtgctgggcaggaagagCGAGTTGGGTGCCagcctcagagggaaacacacCGTGTGGCCTGTCGGGCCAGGTCGTGTCCTGTGGTGTCACGCCACTTCCCATCTCTCTTCCCTCGCACACGCCCCTGCCTCCCTGTCGCTTCTGTGCCCACCCTGTTCCTGTTCCTTGCCCCCAGAAAGCATGGCCACAGTAACAAATATCTGATAGAATGAGCTCACCAAAAATCAGGCCACTTTCCACGGGGGCAGAACAACACGTTCTTCCCAACTTCACTTCTCAGAAACAGCACGATGCTTTCTATGACTCTTCCCAAGAGTTTTCAGCGCAACTTGGTAAATTTCTGTTCAAAACCAGTTAACATTAcaagcaactgaaaacagaagctgcCTGTAACACTGTATGTTATAAACTCCCAGTCTCTGCTAATGTGATTGCTTCCACGTAATGTTCAGGTTATTCTTACATATCTCTACTACCCAAAGCACATGGAAACTAAAAAGTgttggaaagggaagaaaatactggaattaaaatgtgaaagctGATTTTCTGAGAAGCtctggatatatttttttttttgatcctgAGCTGAACAGGGCTGGAAAAGCCTTAAGTGTAACAACACAGGATTCCCAAACCCACTGCACCATCcgtttttatcttttatctaAAGCTATAACCTGT
This genomic stretch from Anser cygnoides isolate HZ-2024a breed goose chromosome 3, Taihu_goose_T2T_genome, whole genome shotgun sequence harbors:
- the REL gene encoding proto-oncogene c-Rel codes for the protein MAGGPEPYIEIFEQPRQRGMRFRYKCEGRSAGSIPGEHSTENNKTFPSIQILNYFGKVKIRTTLVTKNEPYKPHPHDLVGKDCRDGYYEAEFGPERRVLSFQNLGIQCVKKRDLKESISLRISKKINPFNVPEEQLHNIDEYDLNVVRLCFQAFLPDEHGNYTLALPPLISNPIYDNRAPNTAELRICRVNKNCGSVKGGDEIFLLCDKVQKDDIEVRFVLDNWEAKGSFSQADVHRQVAIVFRTPPFLKDITEPVTVKMQLRRPSDQEVSEPMDFRYLPDEKDPYGNKAKRQRSTLAWQKLIQDCGSNATERPKVALFSAANPEGKMIKKEPNMFSSTLMMPGLGTLPSSGQMYPGCNQIPHQPAQVGPGKQDTLSSCWQQLYSTPSSAGSLLNAHPQNSFVTDVPQPGAQGSSTLPAFHDNPLNWPDEKDSSFYRNFSSTNGMGAVAVSTADVQSVSTNSIVHQTHQASTTASIMNMETDDMNCTSINFEKYNQVLNVSNHRQQLHQVPPACPPVVAHGSTPFNSQSNLADPAVYSFLDQEVLSESRLSTNPIQNHQNSIADSQFYDTDGVHADELYQSLQFDTILQSYNH